In Mycolicibacterium nivoides, the DNA window ATCATCTGGGGCGCCCGCAAAGCCGCAGCAGTGCAGGACTTCTGCGGGGCCGAGCGGATCGACCTCGCGCACAGCTATTTCTATGCCGACGGTGACGAGGACGGTGCACTGATGCGATTGGTGGGCCATCCGCGGCCGGTGAACCCGCGGCCCGGGCTGGCCTCGGCCGCCACCGACCACGATTGGCCGGTGCTCATCGTGCCCCGCCCGGGTGGCCGGCGTCGGGGCGATCGCCGGCTGCGGCCCGGGGCTTAGCCGAGCTTGCAGAGGCCCTTGCCGGTGACCAGCGGCAGGTCCAGCGTGGTACGGATACCGGGCCGCGCGGCCACCACATCGGGGATGGCGTTGACGATGCGCCCGGCCGCCGCCACGATCGCGGCGTGGTTGTGGTCACCTCGATCGCTGGTCGGGCAGATGTCCACGACATACGACGGCTCGCCGGTGATCTCGACGCGGTAGGAGCCGCCGGGCTGGGCCGGTTGCGCCCAGTCCGGTCGCAGGTCCGCCCGCACCCGGGTGACGTGTTCGACGACGATCACCGGCTTACCGCCGACCATGCCGTTGATCTGGAAGCGCATCGCCGCCACCGTGCCCTTGGCGATGACGCCGGTCGCGACCTCGATGTCCTCGGGCGCGGGCTCCAACTCGTAGTGCTCGGTGATGTCCTCGACTTCGACGCCTAGTCCGGCGGCGAGCATCCGGATCGCGGTTCCCCAAGCGGCGCTGAGGATTCCGGGGAGAAACAACATTCCGGGCTGGTCGATCGGATTGCCGAATCCCATGACGATCGACATCACCTCGGTGCCGTCATAGGTGGCGTAGTCGGCGATCTCCATGGTCTTGATCTGATCGATGCGCTGACACGTACCGGCGATCGCGAACGGCACCAGGTCGGTGGCGAAGCCGGGGTCGACACCGGTGATGAACACGCTTGAATTACCCGACTGAGCAGCTTCTTCGACCCGTGCGATGGCCTTCTCCGGCATGGCGCCCCAGGGGAATTGCAGGCCGCCCGGGGCCGAGCCGACCACGTTGATCCCGGCGGCCAGTGCGGCCATCACATCGCGGGTGGCTTCCACGGGGCGGGTGTCACCCATCGCGCAGTACACCAGGCAGTCCGGTTTGGCGGCGATCGCGGCATCGATGCCCAGCGTGGCGGTGACCCCGGTGACGCCGCCCAGCCCGGCCAGTTCGCCGGCGTCCAGGCCGACCTTCGCCTCGGTCGAGGTGCCCACCGCGACGAGTTCGAACCTGGGGTCGTCGATGAGCTGGATCAGGGCCAACCGGCCGCAGTTTCCGGTGCCGACGATCGCCACGCGAATGGCCATACAGGTCTCCTCAAGGTGTGCGGTCTAGTCGCAGTATGCCGATCCGGTGCCAAAATTGGAACAGGTTCTAATTTCGCGCTGCAGGCGGTAGCCTCACCCGTCATGGGACGGGTAGACGGAAAAGTGGCACTCATCAGCGGCGGCGCGCGGGGTATGGGCGCGGAGCACGCCCGCGCGCTGGTCGCCGAAGGCGCCAAGGTGGTGATCGGGGACATCCTCGACGACGAGGGCAAGGCGCTGGCAGCCGAACTCGGAGATTCGGTCCGCTATGTACATCTCGATGTCACCGAGGAAGACCAGTGGAACGCCGCGGTGGAAACCGCCACCTCGGAGTTCGGCCTGCTCAATGTGCTGGTGAACAACGCCGGGATCGTCGCGCTCGGCCAGATCGGCAAGTTCGATATGGCCCAGTGGCAGAAGGTGATCGACGTCAACCTGACCGGCACTTTCCTGGGCATGCAGGCCAGCGTCAAGGCGATGAAAGCCGCGGGCGGCGGTTCGATCATCAACGTCTCGTCCATCGAGGGACTGCGCGGTGCGGCCATGGTGCACCCGTACGTGGCCTCCAAGTGGGCCGTGCGCGGTCTGACCAAGTCGGCGGCGCTGGAGTTGGGTTCCAAGCAGATCCGGGTCAACTCGATCCACCCGGGATTCATCCGGACCCCGATGACCGAGCACTTCCCCGAGGACATGCTCACAATTCCGCTGGGCCGGCCCGGACAGCCCGACGAGGTCTCCAGCTTCGTGGTGTTCCTGGCCAGCGATGAATCCCGCTACGCCACCGGCGCCGAGTTCGTCATGGACGGTGGCCTCGTCAACGACGTCCCGCACAAGCTCTGAGGGCGCACCGGCCGCACGCGGCGGTACCGACCACGGCAGAATGACCCGCCAGGGCATCGACTCATGGACGCGGTGCCGCACCGGTCTGTGAGGAGCTGCCCATTTCCGCCCGGAATCGCCGCGCCGGCCTGAGCCTTCGGGCCAGAATGGTGGGCTTCGTCCTCGCCGCAGTGCTGCTGTTCTCGCTGTGCGCGGCCGATTTCCCGCCGTTCGCCAAGCCGGAGCCGCCATCCGGGCGGATAGAACTGGCGCAGGGCTGGCAACTGGCGTCGGCGCGCACCACGACCGCCGACGGCGCCGCGATGTCCACACCCGGCGAGGTGGATGCCGATTGGCACCCGGTCAAACAGATGCCGTCCACCGTGCTGGGGGCGCTGCAGGAGGACGGCACCTATCCGGACCTGTACGTGGGGGACAACCTGGCCGATGTGCCGGACGACCTGTTCCGGCAGGACTGGTGGTACCGCACGACCTTCACCGCGCCGCAGGGCAGTTCCAGCTACCGGCTCGATTTCCCCGGCATCAACTACCGCGCCGAGGTGTGGCTCAACGGCACGATGATCGCGGGCAGTTCACTGCTGGTGGGCATGCACACGATCCACGAGATCGACGCGACCCAGTGGATCAACCCCGGGGGCCTCAACACGCTGGCGGTCAGGGTGACGCCCGAACAGGCGTTACAGGACATCGACGGCGTCGAGCTCGCCGACAGCTGGTGGGACTGGCTCAACTGGAACCGCATCGGCTACCAGGGCCCGGACAAGAACCCGCTGCGGGGCAATTCCTATGTGGCCGACCGCAATGCCGGCATCTTCAAACCCGTCTACCTGAGCTACTCGGGACAGGTCGTGCTCAGTGACCCACTGGTCACCACCGAGCTACCGCTACCCGCCACCGACTCTGCCCGGCTCACCGTCTACTCCGACATCCGCAACACCGCCGACGTACCGATGCGCGGTGTGGTCCGGGCCCGCATCACCCGGCCCGGCAAACCGGCCATCTCGGTCGATCAACCGGTCAGCCTGGCGCCGGGGGAGAGCCGTGAAATCCGGTTCGACCCCGATACTTTCGCTGCCCTGCGGGTCAACAACCCCGACCTGTGGTGGCCCTACACCATGGGCAGGCCCGATCTGTATGACCTGCGGCTGGAGTTCCTGCGGTACGGCCGGCCCACCGACACCGTGGACTCCCGGTTCGGTATCCGCACCGTGGCCCAGCATCGCGACAACGACGAGCAGTTCCCCGACCTGGGCCGCGGCGGCAGCTTCTACCTGACGGTCAACGGGCGCGACTTCCTGGTGCGGGGGGCGGCTTATACGCCCGACCTGTTGTTCCAGTACGACCCGCAGCGTGAGGACGCCATCCTCGGATACGTCCGGGACCTGGGTTTGAACATGCTGCGGCTGGAGGGGAAGTTCCCGGGCGACAACATCATCGAGCGCGCCGATGAGCTCGGCATCCCGCTGATGTACGGCTGGATGTGCTGCAACCAGTGGGAGAAGTGGTGGCAGTGGGATGACGAGGATCGGCGCGTGGCCGACGAGAGTATGCGCTCGCAGATCCTGTCTCTGCGCGGGCACGCGTCGGCGTTCCTGTGGGCCAACGGCAGCGACGGCAAGCCCCCGGCACCGGTGCTCGAGGGGTATCACGGGATCCTTCGCGATCTGCACTGGCCCAACACCGTCGTCGACACGGTGTCGTCCCTGGCCCGCGATGCCAACGGGGAACCTGACTGGGACGGCATTCACATGGCGGGCCCGTACACGTGGCGCCCGCCGAGCTACTGGTTCAGCGGCCAGTATCAGGCCACCCGCGGCTCCAATGCCGAACAGGGCGACAACGAACACATCCCGCCGTTCGCCAGCCTGCAGAAGTTCATCCCGCCGGACAAACTCTGGCCGATCAACGAGGCGTGGTACTTCCACGCCGGGGCCAACCCGAGCAACGCCGCGCTGGAGAGTATCCGGACCGCGGTGGTCCAGCGCTACGGATCCTCGCGCGGCGCAGAGGAGTTCGCCCGCAAAGCGCAACTGGCCCACTACGAGTCGACGCGCGCGCAGTTCGAGGCGTTCGCGGCCGGCGGGTGGGACAACCACAAGATGACCATCTACTGGATGCTCAACAATCACTGGCCGTCGTTCTTCGG includes these proteins:
- a CDS encoding diacylglycerol kinase: MAIRVAIVGTGNCGRLALIQLIDDPRFELVAVGTSTEAKVGLDAGELAGLGGVTGVTATLGIDAAIAAKPDCLVYCAMGDTRPVEATRDVMAALAAGINVVGSAPGGLQFPWGAMPEKAIARVEEAAQSGNSSVFITGVDPGFATDLVPFAIAGTCQRIDQIKTMEIADYATYDGTEVMSIVMGFGNPIDQPGMLFLPGILSAAWGTAIRMLAAGLGVEVEDITEHYELEPAPEDIEVATGVIAKGTVAAMRFQINGMVGGKPVIVVEHVTRVRADLRPDWAQPAQPGGSYRVEITGEPSYVVDICPTSDRGDHNHAAIVAAAGRIVNAIPDVVAARPGIRTTLDLPLVTGKGLCKLG
- a CDS encoding glucose 1-dehydrogenase yields the protein MGRVDGKVALISGGARGMGAEHARALVAEGAKVVIGDILDDEGKALAAELGDSVRYVHLDVTEEDQWNAAVETATSEFGLLNVLVNNAGIVALGQIGKFDMAQWQKVIDVNLTGTFLGMQASVKAMKAAGGGSIINVSSIEGLRGAAMVHPYVASKWAVRGLTKSAALELGSKQIRVNSIHPGFIRTPMTEHFPEDMLTIPLGRPGQPDEVSSFVVFLASDESRYATGAEFVMDGGLVNDVPHKL
- a CDS encoding glycoside hydrolase family 2 protein → MVGFVLAAVLLFSLCAADFPPFAKPEPPSGRIELAQGWQLASARTTTADGAAMSTPGEVDADWHPVKQMPSTVLGALQEDGTYPDLYVGDNLADVPDDLFRQDWWYRTTFTAPQGSSSYRLDFPGINYRAEVWLNGTMIAGSSLLVGMHTIHEIDATQWINPGGLNTLAVRVTPEQALQDIDGVELADSWWDWLNWNRIGYQGPDKNPLRGNSYVADRNAGIFKPVYLSYSGQVVLSDPLVTTELPLPATDSARLTVYSDIRNTADVPMRGVVRARITRPGKPAISVDQPVSLAPGESREIRFDPDTFAALRVNNPDLWWPYTMGRPDLYDLRLEFLRYGRPTDTVDSRFGIRTVAQHRDNDEQFPDLGRGGSFYLTVNGRDFLVRGAAYTPDLLFQYDPQREDAILGYVRDLGLNMLRLEGKFPGDNIIERADELGIPLMYGWMCCNQWEKWWQWDDEDRRVADESMRSQILSLRGHASAFLWANGSDGKPPAPVLEGYHGILRDLHWPNTVVDTVSSLARDANGEPDWDGIHMAGPYTWRPPSYWFSGQYQATRGSNAEQGDNEHIPPFASLQKFIPPDKLWPINEAWYFHAGANPSNAALESIRTAVVQRYGSSRGAEEFARKAQLAHYESTRAQFEAFAAGGWDNHKMTIYWMLNNHWPSFFGHLFDYYLRPGGAYYGAKKGLRPLSVVFDSYATGDHDTAHVSVVNQSPRERTGLRVRVRTYDLTGRMRDDRSSDVPAVPSNGVVPGLSLPRLAADSPVVFVRCELLDENGAVVADNTYWQSQQLDDVGPPVNDQAFDLVQSSWADMTPLNTMAQAPLQVTAHRTESADGSASVLIQLHNPGRQIAFFERAEITTTRDGDEILPIEYSDNYVTVYPGETVEVTGTVPGSERGPNWVRVGGYNSAPTVVPIDQRARR